The Bifidobacterium actinocoloniiforme DSM 22766 genomic sequence AGGCATCATCGCCTTCCTGACCCAAGACACAGCAGACGGCATTTCCTCACAAATCCTCAAAGGCGCGCAAAGAGAGGCCATCGCCTCAGGCTGTGCGGTATCGGTCATCGAAACAGGGCCGTCCGCTCCCCGTTCGGAGAGCCTGCTGAGGCTCCTGATGGACCGCACGGATGGCATCATCATCGCGAACAACGAATTGACAGCCGAGTCCATACACCGGACAGCCCGTCGCCTGCCCACGGTTGTGGTCAACAGACCAGTCGAAGGTGTGCCATCAATCGTGCCTGACCCGACGATGGGCGTCACCCGCGCCCTACTTGCGCTCAAACGCTTTCACCACCGTTCAATCGTCTACGTGAGCGGCATAGATGGCTTATGGGCCGACCACTCCCGATGGGCCTGTCTGGAGACCATAGGCCGGAGCCTAGGCTTCAAGACTCACCGAATCGGGCCTGTAAAAGCCAATGTGGAAGGCGGCGTGCAGGCGGCTGCGGCGGTGGAGGACCGCCTGCCCGATGCCATCATCGCGTATAATGACTTAATCGCGGCCGGACTGGCACTGCGTCTACAGGCCGATGGGCTACGCATACCCGGCGATTTGTCGGTCATCGGGTTTGATAACACGCTCATTGCCCCTGTCGTAAGTCCGTCTATCACCACAATCCGCATACCGCGGGCACAAATCGGCCAAGCGGCGGTCGATACGTTGTTAGGGCGACAGGTCAGACATGCGCCCTCGTCGCGCGATAACCAACTGAAAATGTGGTTGACTGCGCACGGTCTATCTCCCCAGGAGGCTTCCCCTGAGCTCATACCAGTGGACACCTCGCTAATCATGCGGCGAAGTACCGGGGAAAGAGGGGCTCAAAGGCATTTGATTTCAAGCCTACTTGAAGTTGTATAAGTGGGGCTATACAGCCTTATGGCCGTCGTCTTTTTCTCGCCGCTTCGCGCGAGGGCGGCCGAGGCGGTCACGGAGGCGAGCTATGAGCAATATCTTGATTCTGGGCGCGTACGGGCAAATAGCCCGGATCGTGCGAGGGCGCATGTTGACTGAGAGCGACGCCCTCCTGAGCGAGTACCTGCGTCGGTCTGAGCGGCTCAAGCCCATCGACCCCTCGCGTGAGTCCATCATCGAAGGCGACGTCAACGACTACGGCAACCTGCTGTCCGCCATGCGCGGCCAGGACATCGTCTACGCCAACTTGGGCGGGGAATTCGAACCCATGGCCAAGAACGTGGTGCGGGCCATGGACGCCGTTGGCGTGAAGCGCCTGATTTGGGTGACTGGCCTGGGGCTCTACCATGAGGTGCCCGGCAGGTTCGGGCAGTGGGTGGAGGACAGCATCGGCAGCGAGGTTATGGACGACACCCGACGGGCAGCCCAGGTCATCGAGGAGTCCGACGTGGACAGCACAATCATCCGCGCCGCCTACATGGACGATGAGCCTGACCTGGATTACGAGCTGACACGCAAGGGGGAGCCGTTTAAAGGTACGACCGTCTCCAGGGCCGCCATCGCCGACTTAATCGTGGATATCCTCAAGAACCCGAGCGAGTACAGCGGGGAGAGCCTGGGCATAGCCCGACCCGGTACCGAGGGGGACCACCTGATCTGGAAGTCCCAGGGCTGAAGGAACCGCCGGCATGCCGCACCGGCGGCACGCCCCCAAGAGCGGCACCGCGCGGCATCTCCCATCGCCCGCTGCGGCTTTCCGCAACAGCAATACCAGTAACAGCAGCAATGTCAGCAGAGTATGAATTATAAGGAGCCGATCATGGCAATCAAACAGACCGCTGGGCACGACCGACTGGGCGACTTCGCCCCAGAGTTCGCCCACCTGAACGATGATGTGCTCTTCGGGGAGGTGTGGTCGCGCGAGCGCGAGATGAGCGCTCATGACCGCTCCCTCATCACGTGCGCCGGACTCATGTCGATGGGGCTCTTCCCCCAGCTCAAGAGCCATATGGAACTCGCCAAGCGCAACGGCGTGACCAAGACCGAGATGGTGGAGCTGATCACGCATTTAGCCTTCTACGCGGGCTGGCCCAAGGCCTGGTCCGCTTTCGGCCTGGCTAAGGAGACTTTCGGGGCCGACGAGTCCGACGCGGCGGCGGCGCCCACAGCCGAGCCCATCGCCAACCATGGCCCCTACCCGCTGGGCGACCCGGCGGACGGCCCCAACTTCACCGGGCACGCCTGGGTGCAGTACCTGACCGACCCCGGCGCTGAGTGCAGCGCAGGCAACGTGACCTTCGAGCCGGGCTGCGTCAACCGCTGGCACACCCACCCGCACGGGCAGCTGCTGATGGTGACCGCCGGCCGTGGCTGGGAGCAGGAAGAGGGCCAGGAGCCCCGCGAGCTCAAGCCCGGCGACGTGGTCTTCTGCCCGGCGGGCGTCCGTCACTGGCACGGTGCCGCTCAGGACTCTTCGATGACCCACGTGGCCGTGACCCCCGCCGCCCCCGGCGAGCAGGTAGTCGATTGGCAGGAATTCCCCGGCCCCGCCGCAGTCGCCCAACTGGGCTGACCAAAGCGCGGCAGTAACCCGCAACCGCCCTGGACCGCGACGAGCGGAGCCCATGGCGGTTGCGGGTTGCCCGTAAGATAAGGCTTATGGCACAGAAGAAAGGCCCGACCAAAGGTTCGGGCGGTAAGCATCGGGGGAAGTTGCGCGGCAGGGGCCCCACCCCAAAGGCCGAGGACCGCGTGTATCACAAAGCGTACAAGGCCAAGCAATCAGCGATCAAGCGGCAGGCGGCTGACCCAAGGCTGGCGGCCCGGCGGCGGGCGGACCGCTTCGCCACCGACCCCAGCGACCTGGTGATCGGGCGCAACGCCGTCTTGGAGGCCCTGCGAGTCGGCGTGCCCTCCAGTCAGCTCTACGTCGCCGCTCGGCTTGAGCACGACGACCGTACCCGGGAGATCATCCGCTTGGCCGGGCAGGAGGGACTGAACCTGTTGGAGGCGGACCGCCTGGAGATGAACCGAATCGCGCACTCCAGCAACCATCAGGGCGTCGCGCTGAAAACCCAGCCTTACCAGTACGCTACCCTGGCCAACCTGGTTGAGCAGGCCGAGCGGCACTCAGCCGCCATGAGGGCCGTACAGGGAGCCGCAGCCTTGGCCGCCCGCCCGCTCTTCATCGCTTTGGATGGGGTGACCGACCCGCAGAACCTGGGCGCGGCGATTCGTTCCGCTGCCGCTTTTGGCGCTTCGGGCGTCATCCTGCCCGAACGGCGGTCGGCCTCGGTCACCGCTGCGGCTTGGAAAGTCTCAGCCGGCGCCGCCGCCCATCTGCCGGTAGCCCGGGTCGTGAACCTGACCAGGGCGATTGAAGCCCTGCGCGAGCGCGGATACTACGCGGTCGGCCTGGACGGCGGCGGCAAGGCCCTGGTCGGCGAGACCGGTTTCGAGACCGACCCCCTGATTGTGGTCCTCGGATCCGAGGGCAAGGGTTTGAGCCGGCTGGTGAGGGAAGCATGCGATGTGATCGCCAGCATCCCAATCTCCTCCACCGTGGAGTCACTGAACGCCTCGGTGGCTGCGGGCATCGCCCTCTATTCGGTCGCCAACGCCCGTCGCCTGGCAGGGCTGGCTCAGGAGAAGCAGTGATCCGGCGCTGACGAACCGCCCGCCGCCGCAAAAGGAAAGCCCGACGTTGGGTACTCTCAGTCGTCGGGCTTTCCCGCGCTTTACGCAGGCTCGGACGCAGCGTCAGCTGGCCCAGACCGAGGCGTCCTGATCATCGCGGTAGTCGTCGTCAACGTCATCCGAATCGGCGGAATCGTCGCGCTCGTCGGCCGCCTCGCCCTGCGTGCCATCCTGCGCCCACCGTCGGTCATCGTCCACGACCGCCGAGTCGGCCTCGTCGTTGATCGTCTTCATATCCGCGGCATCCAGCTTGTACTCGGGCAGGGACTCGTCGATGTAGTCGCGTACAGCCTCAGCCAGGGGGACGTCGTGACCGGCCTGCTCAGCCAGCAGCCACCGTTTGGTCAGGACCTCGTGGAAGAACTGGGCCGGCTCGATCCGCGATCGGTACTCGGGGGGAATCATGCGCACGGTCGGCTCGAACACCTCCCGCATCCAATCAGTGGCGACAATCTCCAACTCCTCGCCCTGCCGCCAGGTGGAGGTACGGTAGACATCCAAATCGTTGAGCAAGCGCCGGGCCTGGTTCTCCTGCACGTCCAAGCCGGTGAGCCTGAGCAGCTTGCGTGAGGCGTAGCCGGCGTCGACCACGCGGGGACGCACCAGCACCCGCTTGCCATCCTCGTCGGTCTTCATCTCCAGCTCGTCCACGTCGAAACCCAGGTCATTGAGCTTGTTGACCCTCTGCTCAATCTTCCACATCTCGTCCGGGCTGAAGGACTCCGCCTCGGTCAGGGCGGCCCATAGGGAGCGATACCGACCGGCCAAGCGGTTGCCGACGGCCACCTCGTCCACATCGGGCGAGAGCAGGTCGCCGGAGTTCAGGTCCATCAGCTCGCCGATGATGTTCGTGCGAGCCAGGTCGATGTCGTATTCGCGCTGGCCGTCGGTCAGTGACGGGTAAAGGGCGCCAGTCTCCGCATCCACCAGGAAGGCGGCGAAGGAGTCGGCGTCGCGCAGGAAAAGCACGTTCGACAGGGATACGTCGCCCCAGTAGAACCCGCCCAAGTGAAGGCGTACCAGCAGCACAGCCAGGGCGTCAATCAGGCGTTCGGCGGTGTCGGGGCGCAGGTTGCGCGCGAAAAGGGCCCTGTAAGGCAGGGAGAACTTCAGGTGACGGGTCACCAGGATGGCTTCCAAAGGCTGGCCGGAGGCATCCCTGCGACCGGTAACAACCGCGATCGGCGTGACCGCCGGCAGGTCGAGCTTGACCAGTTTGCGCAGGAGCTCATACTCGCGCTCGGCCATGCGCTGGGTGATCTCCTTCATGGCGTAAACCTCATCGCCCACACGGACGAAGCGGACCACGTGCCGGGAGATGCCGCGCGGAAGGTTGGCCAGGAGCTCCTTGGGCCAGGTGGCCAGCGGCTTCTCCCAGGGCAAAGTGAACATCTTGGGGTTGGATGAGGCCGCGGTAATCCTCAGCGCCTCGGGCTCCCGATCCGCGCCGGACCCGCTCGGCACCTGCACCGACGTGGCCTTGAGGGCCCTGGGGTCCAGGCTCAACTGATCTGTCGAATCCATGCCTCCAACCTACCTTCGGGACCAGAGAAAGAGCGGACGCGAATCGCCGCCTCCACGCCGCCAGCGAGCGCGGCCAGGGAAAACCAGTGGCCCCGCCCTGGATGGGGGTGGGGCCACTGGAGGAGCGCGCAGAGAAGAAGAGGAAAAAAGACGCGCTCAGGGGGCAGCGCCAGGATGGACCCGGCGCGCCTGGATTCATTATTAGTTCAGACGCAGCTCCGTAGACGGGGAGAACAGGTGCATCTTAGCCGGGTCGATGTGAATCTTGACCACATCGCCCACCTTGGGCAGCTGGCGGGGGTTGACCCGGATGGTGGTCAGCTTGTTCTGGTCGGACATGACCGTCGCCTTCTCGGCGGGGCTGTCGTCGGTCAGAATGTTGCCATAGATGTAGCCATCCGAGCCCAAGTCCTCGACATTCGCCACCGACAGGGAGAAGGCGTCAGGCTCGCCAGCGCCGGCCAGGGTTGCGTCCTCGGGGCGGAAGCCGACCACGATGCGGCCATTGTCCTCGGCCGTGAGCTTGTCGACGGCCTCGCGCGGCAGACTGACCGTATCCTCGCCGATCTTGGCATGGCCATCCACTACCGGATGGATGTTGATGTTCATCGACGGGGAGCCGATGAAGCCAGCCACGAACACATTGTCGGGGTGATCGTAGAGCTCGGTCGGAGCGCCCACCTGCTGGAGGACGCCCAGCTTGATGACGGCGATCCTGTCGCCCATCGTCAGGGCCTCGGTCTGATCGTGGGTCACGTACAAGGTGGTGACGCCGAGTTGGCGCTGGAGGGCCGCGATCTGCGTACGGGTCTGCACGCGCAGCTTGGCGTCCAAGTTCGACAGGGGCTCGTCCATCAGGAAGACCTTGGGCTGGCGCACGATGGCGCGGCCCATTGCCACGCGCTGGCGCTGACCACCCGAGAGGGCCTTAGGCTTGCGGTCAAGGAACTCGGTCAAATCAAGAATCTCGGCCGCCTTCTCCACCCGCTGGCGAATCTCATCCTTGGGGGTGCCGGCGATCTTCAAGGCGAAGCCCATATTGTCCGCCACCGTCATATGGGGGTAGAGGGCGTAGTTCTGAAAGACCATCGCGATGTCGCGATCCTTGGGCTGCATGGTGGTGACATCCTTGCCACCGATCATGATCCGGCCCTTGTTGACCTCCTCCAGGCCGGCCAACATGCGCAAAGTCGTCGACTTGCCGCAGCCGGAGGGGCCCACCAGGACCAGGAACTCGCCGTCTTTGATGTCCAAACTGAGGTCATCCACCGAGGGCTCGTCATTGCCCGGGTAGATGCGAGTCACATGCTCGAATACCACTTCTGCCATTGTTCATCCTTTCATCGGCAGGTACGTGCCGAACGATCCGTAGTGAAGGGGTTCCACTGTGGTACCGCCTCGAGCCCAGCCATCAACGGAGGGGCCGCGGAACGGTCTTGACTTATCGCTTAAGAGAAACTCTCCCTTGAGCCAAAATCCAGTATATACCTCAAAGCTCCCGATTCCACCCAAGCCCCACCTCACACACTGCCGGCGCCTGGTTCCCTCTCCTTGGTCGGCGCGACGCCAAGCAGGAAAACCCAGCGGCCTTCGCGCGCACGCGCCCAGGCAGCGGCGAGGCAAAGCCGCACCTGCCTGGGCCACGCGCTTACTCAACCTCGAAACCTTGCCCCTTGGCGTAGGTTTTCAGGTCATTCTGCCAGGCTGCGATGCCATCGGACAGCTTGATCTCGCCTCCGAAGGCCTTGCCCACGAAGTCCCCGTACTTTCCGCGAGCGTAGACCTCGAAGGGCAGGAACTGGTAATTGGTGGACACCTGGGAAGCCCCCTGGGCGAGGACCTCGTTGAACTTCTGGCCACCGAAATACTGCACATCCTGGCCTTGGGCATTCTTGACCGTTGTGGTATCCAGGAACTCCTTGGACTTGAGCGTCTTAGGGTCAGCTGGGAAGGCGCCGCCCTCGACGCGGGTCTTGATGCCCTCGGAGTCGTGGTTGGCGAACTCGATGAACTTCCAGGCTGCGTCAGCCTTCTTGGTCGGGGCCATGATCGCCAGCGAAGAACCGCCCAGCTCCGAGTTCGTGGGCTTGCCGTCAGGGGTAGGCATGGGGGCCACACGCCACTTGCCGGCAGCTCCAGCAGCGGAATTAGCGAAATTGGCTGGCATCCAGGCGCCGGTCAACAGGCCGGCGATCGAACCGTCGGAGAAACCCTTGAACCATTCCTCTGTCCAGGGGGCGGTCTTGGTATCCATGAGCCCCTCGGAGATCATCTTCTGCCAGAACCTAGTAAACTCCTTGGTCTTGGCATCACCGGTCAAGTTAATCGTCACCCGGGACCCATCGTTCGAAGTCTTGAAGGGTTGCCCCCCTGCCAACCAGGACATGGCATCGTAAACACCGGCATCGCCGTAGTCAACCATAATCACGGAACCGGTGGCCTTCACTTTCTTGGCCGCCTCGTAATACTCGTCCCAGGTCTTTATTTGGGTGGCGTCCACACCAGCCTTGTCGAAGACCTCCTTGTTGTAGAAGAAAGCCATAGGGCCAGAATCCATCGGCAGACCATACACTTTGCCGCCCCAGTGGACCGAGGACCAGGTGCCGGGAGTGTAGAAGCCCTTGTAATCATTCGTCTTGTCGGTAATATCAGTCAGGTGCTTGCCGATGGCATACTGCGGGATAGCCATGTATTCTATCTGGGCCACATCGGGCACGCCGGAGCCTGCCTGTAGTGCATTATCCAAGGCGGTGTAAGCCTTGTTGCCAGTGCCAACGTTCTGCAACTTGATTTTGATGTTCGGGTTCTTGGCCTCGAACTTCGGGACCACGCCCTTGAGCGTAGGCTCCCAGGCCCACACGGTCAGCTCGGTCTTCCCGCCGGACTCGAAGGAGCTATTAGAGGCTTGAGATCCTCCGGAACCGCAGGCCGCCAAGCTGGAGACCATAGCGAGACCAGTTACCAGTGCCAGGGTTTTGCGTGTTGTCATGGACTTCATCGTTCCCACATCCTTCCCGGCCGCCCCATAGCGGCCACGGGCGAAACAGCGACGCCATCAAGAGCCATACACCCCCACGGCCAATACACCTAAAGCTCATTGCTCTGCAACCTCGCAGACCAACGGCTACATGTCTCTCCAGTCGTCGCAACGGTGCTCACTATGATACACGTCACGCAAGAGCCTGAGACGACAAAACCGTCGCGGCCCATGCATCCATAGAAATTGCAAGGGCCGCGACGGCACTGGCTGAATGGTTCTTCAGTCAATGGGCTGCGCGTATGCTCACTGCTACACACAGCGCTTCATCACTTGACCTCGAAACCCTGTCCCTTGGCGTAGGAGGACATGTCCGCCTGCCAAGCGGCGATGCCGTCGGATAGCTTGTCGCTGCCAGTGAAGGACTTGCCAACGAAATCGCCGTACTTACCACGGGCGTAGACCTCGAAGGGCAGGAATTGGTAGCCGGTGGAGACGGAGTCAGCCGCCTTGGCGAGGACCTCGTTGTATTTCTGCCCACCGAAGTAATCCACGTCCTTGCCGTCGGAGTTCTTGACGGTAGTGGTGTTGAGGAAGTCACTGGACTTCATGGTCTTGGTATCGGCCGGGAAGGCGCCGCCCTTGACGCGGATGGAAATGCCCTTGGAGTCGTGGTTGGCGAACTCGATGAACTTGTAAGCGGCATCGGCCTTCTTCGTAGACGAGATGATGCCCAGCGAGGAACCACCGTTCTCAGCGTCCGTGGTCTTACCGTCGCGGGTGGGCATGGGGGCCACACGCCACTTGCCAGCGCCGCCAGCAGCGGAGTTAGCCAGATTGGCGGGCATCCAAGCGCCGGACAGGAGGGAGGCGATTGAGCCGTCGATCATGGCCTTGAACCAATCCTCGGACCAGCCGGCGGTCTTGGTGTCGACCAGACCTTCGGAAATCATCTTCTGCCAGAACTCAGTGAACGCTTTGGCGTTCTCGTCTCCTGTCAGATTCAGCGTGACATTCTTGCCATCAGCCGAGGTCTTGAAGGGGTGGCCGCCAGCCAGCCAGACCATGGAATCGTAGAAGCCGGCATCGCCCGAGTCGGATGTGATGTAGGAACCGGTGGCCTTAATCTTCTTGGCCGCCTCATAGTAGTCATCCCAGCTCTTGATCTGGGTGGCGTCCACGCCAGCCTTATCGAAAACGTCCTTGTTGTAGAAGAAAGCCATAGGGCCAGAATCCATCGGCAGGCCGTAAACCTTGGAATCCCACTGGACCGAAGACCAGGTGCCGGGAGTGTAGAAGCCCTCGTAACCGCTAGTCTTATCCGTGATGTCCATCAGGTGCTTGCCAATCGCGTACTGCGGAATGGCATAGTACTCGACCTGTGCCACGTCAGGGGCACCGGAGCCGGCCTGGATGGCGTTATCCAGAGCAGTGTACTCCTTGGTGTTGGTGCCCACATTCTGCAGCTTAACTTTGATGTTCGGATTCTGGGCTTCAAACTCCTTGACCACGCCCTTGAGCGTAGGCTCCCAGGCCCACACGGTCAGCTCGGTCTTCTCACCGCTCTTGCTGGAGTCGGATGAGCTGCCGGAACCACCGCAGGCCGCCAAACTGGACAGCATAGCGAGGCCCGCCACCAAGGCCAACCCCTTCTTCACCGCTGTAAACTTCATCGTTCTTAGTCTCCTTCCTTCAGCCGCCGGATGACGGCTGCCTACACTTGCATCCGCGACCCTTGCCGCTCCTCTATGGCTTCCGCGAAATGCCTCGCCGCTGAGGACCGACCGTTCCCGCCGAAGCCAGCGTCGGTCGGAGAGAATGGTTGCGATAACATAATTTATTATACACGTCTGTAAGTGAAATACCGAGGAAAACCCTAGTGTCTTTCTGATATCGCAATCGCAAGGCCCGGAGCGATGATCCACCCCTGGATGAACCTCCGCTCAGCGTTCAAGGACCAAGACTCCGTTGGGGTCGATGGACGCGCGGCCATCCGCCCCCACCCGGGCCAAGGAGGCCAGCAAGGGCTCGCCGTCAGCCTGAAACCGAACCTTGTGGTCAACACGGTTGAAGAGGAAGTCGAAGCGCTTGGATCCGTCCGGGCTCACACGCTCCACGCGCAGTAGGGCGCCAGGATCCTCGCCCTGAGCCTGCACCTCCAACCCCACGGCTCTCAGCAGGGCAGGCAAGCTCTTACCCAGTCCTTCACGGCCCAGCTTGCAACCGACATATGCCGCTCGGCCCTGCCCGAAGGGGTTCACTGTGATGGCTGGTGCACCATCCAAACCAGTGCGCTTATCCGCATGATAGGAAGCCAGGACCGTGACACCAGGGACGACCGATGTGATCAGGTCAGCCATGCCATGCGCAACTGCCCCGTTCGTCAGGTTCACATGGTCCAGAGCACCCTCGTCCGCGCCCATCGGCGCGAACTCCTCGGCACGCACACCGACCACATCGCCAATCGAACCCGGGTAGCCGCCCAGCCAGATGCGATCGGATTCGTCGGCGAGGCCAGTGTAATAGGTGACGAACAGTTTGCCACCGCCGGACACATAGCTGTGAACCCGCCGAGTATTGGCTTCATCCAACAGGTAGACAGCCGGCAGGACAGCGGCCTCGTAGGAATCCCAGGGACCGCGTACCGGCACTACGTCAGCGGTCAACCCCTGGTCGGCCAGGGCCCGGAACCAGTCCAAAGGCTCGGTCCAATGGCGCACCTCTTGGGAGGGAGTGGCCGTGTACTCGCTGGCCCACTCGCTCTCGTAGTCGAAGACGACAGCCATCTGGGACTTGGCCAGGCGACTACCGGCCAAGCCGTGGTCGGACAGGAGGCGCAAATCGTCGCCCAACTCGCACACATCACGGAAAATCTGGGAATCGGCGCCCGCATGAGGAACCATGGCGGTGTGGAACTTCTCGGCGCCGGAGCGGGACTGCCGCCACTGGAAGTAGCAGATGGCATCCGCCCCGAAGGCCAGATGGGCCAAGGAATCCCGAACCAGCTGGCCAGGCTCCTTGCGGTAGTTGATGGGCCGCCAGTTGACGGCTCCAGTGGAGTGCTCCATCAACCACCAGGGGTCCTTACGGGCTATGCCATCCACCAGCGAAGCTGAATAGGCCAGCTCATCGAAGTGAGCCTCGCCTGGGGTGAAGTAGTGATCGTTCGAAACGAAGTCCACTTCAGCACCCCAGTCGTCGTAATCCAGGGTGCTGCCTGCGGCCGAGACCATGAAGTTAGTGGTGGCCGGCAACTTCGGAGCGACCTCGTGCAGGACATCACGCTCAGCCTGATAGAA encodes the following:
- a CDS encoding beta-galactosidase, coding for MKYDNETGLTASARRAHRWPQPSAGRSGRIWYGGDYNPDQWPEEVWDEDVALMAKVGVNVVSLAIFSWSKLEPREGVYDFGWLDRVVGKLGRAGISVLMATATASPPMWLTQAHPEVLWRDERGDVVWPGARQHWRATSPVYRDYALKLCRAIAEHYKGNPVIVGWHVGNEYGCHNRFDYSDDAMRAFQVWCHRRYGTIEAVNEAWGTAFWAQNLDDFSQILPPRYIGEGNFINPGKLLDFKRFSSDALKDFYQAERDVLHEVAPKLPATTNFMVSAAGSTLDYDDWGAEVDFVSNDHYFTPGEAHFDELAYSASLVDGIARKDPWWLMEHSTGAVNWRPINYRKEPGQLVRDSLAHLAFGADAICYFQWRQSRSGAEKFHTAMVPHAGADSQIFRDVCELGDDLRLLSDHGLAGSRLAKSQMAVVFDYESEWASEYTATPSQEVRHWTEPLDWFRALADQGLTADVVPVRGPWDSYEAAVLPAVYLLDEANTRRVHSYVSGGGKLFVTYYTGLADESDRIWLGGYPGSIGDVVGVRAEEFAPMGADEGALDHVNLTNGAVAHGMADLITSVVPGVTVLASYHADKRTGLDGAPAITVNPFGQGRAAYVGCKLGREGLGKSLPALLRAVGLEVQAQGEDPGALLRVERVSPDGSKRFDFLFNRVDHKVRFQADGEPLLASLARVGADGRASIDPNGVLVLER
- a CDS encoding LacI family DNA-binding transcriptional regulator; its protein translation is MTDGSGHQAAGGTAKATVRVRLADVAAEAGVAISTVSRVFSKPTRVNFQTAERVRQVADRLGYRPRPDRTATAGNPSDTENDRGRGIIAFLTQDTADGISSQILKGAQREAIASGCAVSVIETGPSAPRSESLLRLLMDRTDGIIIANNELTAESIHRTARRLPTVVVNRPVEGVPSIVPDPTMGVTRALLALKRFHHRSIVYVSGIDGLWADHSRWACLETIGRSLGFKTHRIGPVKANVEGGVQAAAAVEDRLPDAIIAYNDLIAAGLALRLQADGLRIPGDLSVIGFDNTLIAPVVSPSITTIRIPRAQIGQAAVDTLLGRQVRHAPSSRDNQLKMWLTAHGLSPQEASPELIPVDTSLIMRRSTGERGAQRHLISSLLEVV
- a CDS encoding ABC transporter substrate-binding protein, which codes for MKFTAVKKGLALVAGLAMLSSLAACGGSGSSSDSSKSGEKTELTVWAWEPTLKGVVKEFEAQNPNIKVKLQNVGTNTKEYTALDNAIQAGSGAPDVAQVEYYAIPQYAIGKHLMDITDKTSGYEGFYTPGTWSSVQWDSKVYGLPMDSGPMAFFYNKDVFDKAGVDATQIKSWDDYYEAAKKIKATGSYITSDSGDAGFYDSMVWLAGGHPFKTSADGKNVTLNLTGDENAKAFTEFWQKMISEGLVDTKTAGWSEDWFKAMIDGSIASLLSGAWMPANLANSAAGGAGKWRVAPMPTRDGKTTDAENGGSSLGIISSTKKADAAYKFIEFANHDSKGISIRVKGGAFPADTKTMKSSDFLNTTTVKNSDGKDVDYFGGQKYNEVLAKAADSVSTGYQFLPFEVYARGKYGDFVGKSFTGSDKLSDGIAAWQADMSSYAKGQGFEVK
- the rlmB gene encoding 23S rRNA (guanosine(2251)-2'-O)-methyltransferase RlmB, translated to MAQKKGPTKGSGGKHRGKLRGRGPTPKAEDRVYHKAYKAKQSAIKRQAADPRLAARRRADRFATDPSDLVIGRNAVLEALRVGVPSSQLYVAARLEHDDRTREIIRLAGQEGLNLLEADRLEMNRIAHSSNHQGVALKTQPYQYATLANLVEQAERHSAAMRAVQGAAALAARPLFIALDGVTDPQNLGAAIRSAAAFGASGVILPERRSASVTAAAWKVSAGAAAHLPVARVVNLTRAIEALRERGYYAVGLDGGGKALVGETGFETDPLIVVLGSEGKGLSRLVREACDVIASIPISSTVESLNASVAAGIALYSVANARRLAGLAQEKQ
- a CDS encoding NAD(P)H-binding protein → MSNILILGAYGQIARIVRGRMLTESDALLSEYLRRSERLKPIDPSRESIIEGDVNDYGNLLSAMRGQDIVYANLGGEFEPMAKNVVRAMDAVGVKRLIWVTGLGLYHEVPGRFGQWVEDSIGSEVMDDTRRAAQVIEESDVDSTIIRAAYMDDEPDLDYELTRKGEPFKGTTVSRAAIADLIVDILKNPSEYSGESLGIARPGTEGDHLIWKSQG
- a CDS encoding ABC transporter substrate-binding protein, translating into MKSMTTRKTLALVTGLAMVSSLAACGSGGSQASNSSFESGGKTELTVWAWEPTLKGVVPKFEAKNPNIKIKLQNVGTGNKAYTALDNALQAGSGVPDVAQIEYMAIPQYAIGKHLTDITDKTNDYKGFYTPGTWSSVHWGGKVYGLPMDSGPMAFFYNKEVFDKAGVDATQIKTWDEYYEAAKKVKATGSVIMVDYGDAGVYDAMSWLAGGQPFKTSNDGSRVTINLTGDAKTKEFTRFWQKMISEGLMDTKTAPWTEEWFKGFSDGSIAGLLTGAWMPANFANSAAGAAGKWRVAPMPTPDGKPTNSELGGSSLAIMAPTKKADAAWKFIEFANHDSEGIKTRVEGGAFPADPKTLKSKEFLDTTTVKNAQGQDVQYFGGQKFNEVLAQGASQVSTNYQFLPFEVYARGKYGDFVGKAFGGEIKLSDGIAAWQNDLKTYAKGQGFEVE
- a CDS encoding DUF4032 domain-containing protein yields the protein MDSTDQLSLDPRALKATSVQVPSGSGADREPEALRITAASSNPKMFTLPWEKPLATWPKELLANLPRGISRHVVRFVRVGDEVYAMKEITQRMAEREYELLRKLVKLDLPAVTPIAVVTGRRDASGQPLEAILVTRHLKFSLPYRALFARNLRPDTAERLIDALAVLLVRLHLGGFYWGDVSLSNVLFLRDADSFAAFLVDAETGALYPSLTDGQREYDIDLARTNIIGELMDLNSGDLLSPDVDEVAVGNRLAGRYRSLWAALTEAESFSPDEMWKIEQRVNKLNDLGFDVDELEMKTDEDGKRVLVRPRVVDAGYASRKLLRLTGLDVQENQARRLLNDLDVYRTSTWRQGEELEIVATDWMREVFEPTVRMIPPEYRSRIEPAQFFHEVLTKRWLLAEQAGHDVPLAEAVRDYIDESLPEYKLDAADMKTINDEADSAVVDDDRRWAQDGTQGEAADERDDSADSDDVDDDYRDDQDASVWAS
- a CDS encoding ABC transporter ATP-binding protein is translated as MAEVVFEHVTRIYPGNDEPSVDDLSLDIKDGEFLVLVGPSGCGKSTTLRMLAGLEEVNKGRIMIGGKDVTTMQPKDRDIAMVFQNYALYPHMTVADNMGFALKIAGTPKDEIRQRVEKAAEILDLTEFLDRKPKALSGGQRQRVAMGRAIVRQPKVFLMDEPLSNLDAKLRVQTRTQIAALQRQLGVTTLYVTHDQTEALTMGDRIAVIKLGVLQQVGAPTELYDHPDNVFVAGFIGSPSMNINIHPVVDGHAKIGEDTVSLPREAVDKLTAEDNGRIVVGFRPEDATLAGAGEPDAFSLSVANVEDLGSDGYIYGNILTDDSPAEKATVMSDQNKLTTIRVNPRQLPKVGDVVKIHIDPAKMHLFSPSTELRLN
- a CDS encoding carboxymuconolactone decarboxylase family protein, translating into MAIKQTAGHDRLGDFAPEFAHLNDDVLFGEVWSREREMSAHDRSLITCAGLMSMGLFPQLKSHMELAKRNGVTKTEMVELITHLAFYAGWPKAWSAFGLAKETFGADESDAAAAPTAEPIANHGPYPLGDPADGPNFTGHAWVQYLTDPGAECSAGNVTFEPGCVNRWHTHPHGQLLMVTAGRGWEQEEGQEPRELKPGDVVFCPAGVRHWHGAAQDSSMTHVAVTPAAPGEQVVDWQEFPGPAAVAQLG